Below is a genomic region from Coleofasciculus sp. FACHB-1120.
GATTCCGAATGAAGTGCCAATTCTTAGGCAAAACTGGGAAGGAACCACAGAACCCGGTACTGCTTACACTCTGAATCCAATGAAAGGACGAGCCAAAGAATTCGGAGCCGCTCGGATTGCTTTTGGGCAGTATAAAGCCTGGAAAGTCGGTACTCATTGGGGTAGTGGTGCTGAGCCACATGAAGCCTTGGAGCAGGTGTCACCCGTCTCCGTTTACCGGGACAAAAACAAAGACTTTATTCGTAAAGGCGACTTTCTGGACACAGGGATGTTTGACATCAATCAGCACTATGGGTTTGACTATCCGCGCAATGACATCGGCTACGCTGGTGCTGGTTGTCTTGTAGGACGCACCCGGCAAGGTCACAGGGATTTTATGGCACTGATTAAGCAGGATAAGCGTTACCAGCTCAACAAAGAATACAGATTCGTGACAACAATCATTCCCGGAGATGACTTAGTGAAGCAGTTCCCAGGATAGTTAAGTAGCGCGATCGCTGCCCACCTTAGCAAATTTCGTTAAAAGCTTGCATGGCGATCGCATACCTTCTTTAAAAATTTTGTATCTTATAAGGTTAAAAAATGACGTTAGCAGACAATTCCGAAAATCCTAAGGTAGAGACAAACTCATCTGTCCAAACTAGCATAGTAAATCCTCCTCCGAATAGGAGCGGATTCCGCGAATTTTTCTGGAATACATTTAAGGGGAAGCAGAATCAACAACCAACTCTTTTAGGACATTTTTTAATTACAAGCGGTTTGCTAACCC
It encodes:
- a CDS encoding peptidoglycan-binding domain-containing protein, with product MLLQTFYHARLNNQSVDYGIEAIASDEELATHIQEVLIWLKFLDPPADGKFGPISSNALVEFQDVMKSSEPAVSEERGFLGVVTARLLIETSPDEVPKPEVDLTKNNLEARIIAYMLKMNYRVSVGPQRYNIVYVEGMNADGSLNDDAPNHFNDRRLVIEIPNEVPILRQNWEGTTEPGTAYTLNPMKGRAKEFGAARIAFGQYKAWKVGTHWGSGAEPHEALEQVSPVSVYRDKNKDFIRKGDFLDTGMFDINQHYGFDYPRNDIGYAGAGCLVGRTRQGHRDFMALIKQDKRYQLNKEYRFVTTIIPGDDLVKQFPG